The Tamandua tetradactyla isolate mTamTet1 chromosome 8, mTamTet1.pri, whole genome shotgun sequence genome includes a window with the following:
- the LOC143643572 gene encoding olfactory receptor 52D1-like: MSAPNISEDKLPDTLFLTGIPGLEIAYIWIAFPFCAMYLVAISGNAALILLIATDNALHAPMYLFLCLLSLTDLALSSTTVPKTLAILWFHAGEISFGGCLAQMFCIHSIYALESSVLLAMAFDRYVAICNPLRYMTILNHSVIGRIGLLGIFRSVALVSPCIFLLKRLPYCGHRVMAHTYCEHMGIARLACANITVNIVYGLTVALLAMGLDSILIAISYVFILNAVFRLPSRDARHKALSTCGSHLGVILVFYIPAFFSFLTHRFGQHRVPKHVHIFLANLYVLVPPVLNPIIYGARTKEIRSQLLKLFHLEKV, from the coding sequence ATGTCAGCTCCCAACATCAGTGAAGACAAGCTGCCAGATACTCTCTTCCTCACAGGGATTCCAGGATTGGAAATTGCCTACATATGGATAGCTTTCCCATTTTGTGCCATGTACCTGGTAGCAATTTCTGGAAATGCTGCCCTCATATTGCTCATTGCCACAGATAATGCTCTTCATGCACCCATGTACCTCTTCCTCTGTCTTCTCTCCCTCACCGACCTGGCCCTCAGTTCCACCACTGTGCCGAAGACACTGGCTATTTTATGGTTCCATGCTGGTGAGATTTCTTTTGGTGGATGCCTGGCCCAAATGTTTTGTATCCATTCTATCTATGCTCTGGAGTCCTCAGTTCTTCTTGCCATGGCCTTTGACCGATATGTGGCTATCTGCAACCCTCTGAGATACATGACCATCCTCAACCACAGCGTCATAGGCAGAATCGGCCTGCTTGGAATATTCCGTAGTGTAGCTCTGGTCTCCCCATGCATCTTCTTGCTTAAGCGACTTCCCTACTGTGGTCACCGTGTCATGGCACACACATACTGTGAGCATATGGGCATTGCACGACTGGCTTGCGCCAATATTACAGTCAATATTGTCTATGGGCTGACCGTGGCCCTGCTGGCCATGGGTCTGGATTCCATCCTCATTGCCATCTCCTATGTCTTTATTCTCAATGCTGTCTTCCGCCTCCCATCCCGTGATGCCCGGCACAAGGCTCTGAGTACCTGTGGTTCCCACCTAGGCGTGATCTTGGTTTTCTACATTCCTGCCTTCTTCTCCTTCCTCACTCATCGCTTTGGCCAGCACCGAGTCCCCAAGCATGTGCACATCTTTCTGGCTAATCTGTACGTGCTGGTGCCTCCTGTGCTCAACCCAATCATCTATGGGGCTAGAACCAAAGAGATTCGGAGCCAACTTCTGAAACTGTTTCACTTGGAGAAAGTCTGA